Proteins from one Anastrepha obliqua isolate idAnaObli1 chromosome 2, idAnaObli1_1.0, whole genome shotgun sequence genomic window:
- the LOC129238742 gene encoding uncharacterized protein LOC129238742, with product MDEFNFANGVPAVLTRHIVLQKYVNALRHFRNLSENSFQIRPFYFDNYVLWQYFQQQSSLETDRDLDIRNYSTPSSLAFLKLELLSQILDRRRQILYWLFYLMLVSLCVFAYRHRNDSPYTEASLSAPGEQSVHSFVYPSMRMWRRITLPLLQRFPRLTELYDESCLMQNPFFQGVNALNCDPCSNVESVLDLTAETAVHYEDSNNSQNERSKKDSTADMSNEFVPFVFKIKQEPIQLEDFYNVYVNNHEIFLRDAYRVQSTNRDVTNLEELFTKFNHSQHKEESMHNLETHNMWRCNRMLPARLLRKLFASPTLRLTRTGIALERYMAIDTAQAPAYTLPDTECANVYVQQALGTRYIFLRPTSECRHRCRTLSLRLPQSFVLSYNWQYWKPISAPDPIHDSYSITLIGSYC from the exons ATGGAcgaatttaattttgctaatgGCGTTCCCGCTGTGCTTACACGCCATATAGTGCTGCAAAAATATGTGAATGCGCTTCGCCACTTTCGTAATTTATCTGAAAACTCATTCCAAATACGACCCTTTTATTTCGATAATTACGTGTTGTGGCAGTATTTTCAACAACAAAGCTCACTGGAAACGGATCGCGATTTGGATATAAGAAACTACTCAACACCATCGTCTTTAGCATTTCTTAAATTAGAGCTGCTCAGTCAGATCCTTGATCGCCGTCGCCAAATTCTTTATTGGCTGTTTTATCTTATGCTAGTTTCACTGTGCGTATTTGCTTATCGCCATCGGAATGACTCACCATACACCGAAGCATCATTGTCAGCACCAGGAGAACAGAGTGTTCATTCATTTGTTTATCCCAGCATGCGAATGTGGCGTCGCATTACACTGCCATTGTTGCAACGTTTTCCACGACTTACAGAATTGTACGACGAGTCGTGCCTCATGCAAAATCCTTTCTTCCAAGGTGTAAATGCACTCAATTGTGATCCTTGTTCCAATGTAGAAAGTGTACTTGATTTAACAGCGGAGACAGCAGTACATTATGAGGACTCTAACAATTCTCAAAATGAGCGCAGTAAAAAGGACAGTACAGCCGATATGTCAAATGAGTTTGTGCCTTTTGTATTTAAG ATAAAACAAGAACCAATTCAGCTCGAGGATTTCTATAATGTTTATGTCAACAATCATGAGATCTTCCTGCGTGACGCTTATCGCGTGCAATCGACTAATCGTGATGTGACCAACCTTGAGGAGCTCTTCACCAAATTCAATCACTCACAACATAAAGAGGAGTCCATGCATAACTTAGAGACGCATAACATGTGGCGCTGTAATCGCATGTTGCCGGCACGCCTATTGCGTAAACTGTTTGCAAGTCCAACCTTGCGTCTGACCCGTACCGGCATAGCGCTGGAGCGGTACATGGCCATCGATACAGCTCAAGCTCCCGCGTACACCTTGCCCGACACCGAATGTGCAAATGTATACGTGCAGCAAGCGCTTGGAACTCGTTATATTTTTCTGCGTCCAACAAGTGAATGTCGACATCGTTGCCGAACATTGTCATTACGTTTACCACAATCTTTCGTCC tcagCTACAATTGGCAATATTGGAAACCAATTTCTGCCCCTGACCCTATACACGATTCGTACTCAATTACACTAATTGGGTCTTATTGTTAA